The Podospora pseudocomata strain CBS 415.72m chromosome 1 map unlocalized CBS415.72m_1, whole genome shotgun sequence genome has a segment encoding these proteins:
- a CDS encoding uncharacterized protein (EggNog:ENOG503NXTW; COG:M), whose amino-acid sequence MEVLGAILGVSTIVIRTSSTIYSLVDTWREAPEGLHRLLDDLRRSQQFFEETEAGLREMYLGLSEEALKSASFASVTEALVGLFEDATVVIGRIEKVIENIIDGNGLESGERKPEDLGKRRKLAWLRQSTTVAGLRKSLKSATVAIYRLLVVQNIRVSLGIGAAVERSTAELKSHISHALASEIMPEVVSKVEELRTNMLSEVRDPILRQMARLEDCLASLRQSNDRAMENEGIEARNTYPQASCNRHRQRRRRCDFHCPCRCHVIANYSLQYNTWKLSLFGLVVRVSGGSIGGECTSQACVNTNLPRAKEVMLHYNCPNWLYRGGISAFFSSNMHGTPELNIRMFNRLETGTPGTATNIFGCIERGNVEGVRQLLQDKRASVYDVRGSTDETPLLAALYRVNIPMIRLLLQAGADPFAEADRDPKVLYEAIQIHLSGRPGSHELIELIPAFESIQLSPLHLIVSGVLHANLEEALGKPEYLSYLNHVDPESTWSPLDMAAFKGDTEAVSKLLRAGASVSLKKEHGTPPLFQACWFSHYEVAKLLVEAGADVNAVIDDRGTTPIICAVNAIGHAVDGRIVSLLRQHGADVNCETWRGATPLCFAASRTSPNAVTLLVEHGANVNHVDKDGDTPLIYAVFYSRHENVRILLERGSDYRYKNRDGKSILHYLAAVADVEMLKIFTDAKMRGLADDLDGGQKMKTPIEIFNQRESTAELRQAFNELLESISKDDEEESEGSDEFCDAVEEL is encoded by the exons ATGGAGGTCCTAGGGGCTATCCTCGGAGTCTCAACCATTGTTATCCGCACCTCATCCACGATTTACTCCCTCGTCGACACCTGGCGCGAGGCACCCGAAGGCCTCCACCGCTTGCTTGATGACCTCCGGCGTTCACAGCAATTTTTTGAGGAGACAGAAGCGGGGCTGAGGGAGATGTATCTTGGGTTATCAGAGGAGGCTCTCAAGTCGGCATCGTTTGCGTCTGTTACTGAGGCGCTGGTCGGGCTCTTTGAAGACGCGACTGTGGTTATTGGGAGGATTGAGAAGGTGATTGAGAATATTATCGATGGAAACGGGCTGGAGAGCGGGGAGCGGAAGCCGGAAGATCtagggaagaggaggaagttggcCTGGTTGAGACAAAGTACCACGGTAGCTGGTTTGAGAAAGAGCTTGAAGAGCGCTACGGTAGCGATCTATCGATTGTTGGTTGTGCAGAATAT cCGGGTGTCTCTTGGTATCGGCGCGGCGGTTGAACGGTCGACAGCTGAGCTCAAGTCCCACATTTCCCATGCTTTGGCGAGCGAGATAATGCCAGAGGTGGTCTCCAAGGTCGAAGAACTGAGAACCAATATGCTGTCCGAAGTGAGAGATCCAATTCTTCGACAGATGGCGAGATTGGAGGATTGTCTTGCCAGCCTGCGACAGTCGAACGATCGCGCTATGGAAAATGAAGGTATCGAAGCACGAAACACATATCCGCAGGCCTCATGTAACCGCCACCGTcaacgtcgtcgtcgctgcGATTTCCATTGTCCCTGTCGATGTCACGTAATAGCGAACTATTCGCTACAGTACAACACCTGGAAGTTGTCATTATTCGGCCTGGTGGTTAGAGTGTCTGGTGGCTCTATCGGCGGAGAATGCACGTCTCAGGCTTGTGTCAACACAAACTTGCCCCGGGCTAAAGAGGTCATGCTACACTACAACTGCCCGAACTGGCTATACCGAGGAGGCATATCAGCCTTCTTTTCAAGCAATATGCATGGCACACCCGAGTTAAACATCCGCATGTTCAACCGTCTGGAAACTGGAACACCGGGCACGGCCACAAACATCTTTGGTTGCATTGAAAGAGGGAATGTCGAAGGGGTCAGACAATTACTTCAAGACAAGCGTGCATCTGTATACGACGTTCGAGGCAGTACCGACGAGACCCCATTGCTCGCAGCCCTTTATAGGGTCAACATCCCCATGATTCGACTTCTATTACAAGCAGGGGCTGACCCATTCGCTGAGGCTGACAGGGACCCCAAGGTCTTATACGAAGCGATTCAGATACACCTGTCCGGCAGACCTGGGTCCCACGAGCTCATAGAGTTGATACCCGCCTTCGAAAGTATTCAGTTATCTCCTTTACACCTTATTGTCAGCGGAGTGCTACATGCGAATCTTGAAGAAGCTCTCGGCAAGCCGGAGTACCTCTCTTACTTGAACCATGTTGATCCGGAGAGCACATGGAGCCCACTTGATATGGCAGCATTTAAGGGAGACACAGAAGCCGTCTCGAAACTCCTGAGGGCGGGCGCGTCGGTATCGTTGAAAAAGGAACACGGGACGCCACCCCTATTTCAAGCATGTTGGTTCAGCCACTACGAGGTAGCCAAACTGCTCGTTGAGGCCGGTGCAGATGTGAATGCGGTCATTGATGATCGCGGCACAACACCAATCATTTGTGCTGTAAACGCAATAGGGCATGCCGTTGACGGTAGGATTGTGTCATTGCTCAGGCAACATGGCGCCGATGTCAATTGCGAGACATGGAGAGGCGCGACACCTCTCTGTTTTGCCGCTTCGCGAACGAGCCCAAATGCAGTAACTTTACTCGTCGAGCATGGTGCTAATGTCAATCATGTTGACAAGGATGGTGACACACCCCTCATCTATGCTGTCTTCTACTCGCGGCACGAAAACGTCAGAATTCTACTTGAGCGCGGTAGTGATTATCGCTATAAAAACCGAGACGGGAAGAGTATTCTTCACTACTTGGCGGCAGTTGCCGATGTCGAGATGCTCAAAATCTTTACAGACGCCAAGATGCGGGGGCTTGCTGATGATCTGGACGGCGGtcagaagatgaagacgccCATCGAAATCTTCAACCAGCGAGAGTCGACAGCGGAGCTTCGTCAGGCGTTTAATGAGCTGCTGGAAAGTATCAGCaaagacgatgaagaagaatCTGAGGGAAGTGATGAGTTTTGTGATGCTGTTGAAGAGCTATAG
- a CDS encoding uncharacterized protein (EggNog:ENOG503Q4J9; COG:S) — MSSSQPSEIIRGSQHHLRQDVTKLCPKDLDLLVRGVQRIQALPSSHPDLFAQIASYHGIPAWYCQHGNVLSPLWHRAYILRLERALRNVLEDESFEMPFWDEMSKESAKKGPPSNLTRKTYEWSDGSGSRSIWMLNRTFICWVILMRR; from the coding sequence ATGTCTTCCTCGCAACCCTCAGAGATCATTCGCGGTTCTCAACACCATCTGCGGCAGGATGTCACCAAGCTTTGCCCCAAAGAtctcgacctcctcgtccgtgGAGTTCAGAGAATCCAAGCGCTTCCATCAAGTCATCCGGATCTCTTCGCCCAAATCGCAAGCTACCACGGAATCCCAGCATGGTACTGTCAGCACGGCAACgtcctttcccccctctgGCACCGCGCCTATATCCTTCGTCTGGAACGTGCCCTTCGAAACGTGTTAGAAGATGAGAGTTTTGAAATGCCTTTTTGGGACGAAATGTCCAAAGAGTCGGCCAAGAAAGGGCCTCCTTCCAacttgacgaggaagacatACGAGTGGAGTGATGGTTCTGGCTCCAGGAGCATTTGGATGTTGAATCGCACATTCATCTGTTGGGTTATACTCATGAGAAGGTGA
- a CDS encoding uncharacterized protein (COG:O; EggNog:ENOG503NV31; MEROPS:MER0000928) — MKFWAAVAAVSLLTATEAAAAPQVLQANPSDVKSRNIEGRSFKLAQIKNVHFNQHGKGPRALAAVYEKYDIELPETLLTVLRQILLDIGFDLRARSLMSARAPDNATAPYNNNTGQGEVTATPIPFDVEYLTPVDIGNPPQTLPLCFDTGSSDLWVFSSNTPVSQQGGQKLFHIDNSTSAQKLQNHTWSIRYGDGSGSSGEVYLDTVDVGGIKVENQAVETANQVSSSFTRDEHSSGILGLGFQSINMVRPNKQKTFIDNALKSLAMPLFTANIRKAAEGNYNFGFIDETEYLGNLTMIPVDAASGYWKFKGTAFSTGFNGTNSAISDIVVPLEHPAIADTGTTLLMIPEAIVQAYYRQVANAYDSKIYGGWVFPCNSTLPDLTLYISSYKAVIPGELINFAPADLDDPATATICYGGVQSSRGFPFAIYGNVFFKAHWTMFHVEEKKLGFAPRSGE, encoded by the exons aTGAAGTTCTGGGCTGCGGTGGCTGCGGTGTCCCTCTTGACTGCGactgaggctgctgctgctcctcaggTCCTCCAGGCGAATCCGTCTGATGTCAAGTCTCGCAACATCGAGGGCCGCTCTTTCAAGCTCGCCCAGATCAAGAATGTACATTTCAACCAGCACGGCAAAGGCCCCAGGGCCCTCGCTGCCGTCTACGAAAAATACGATATTGAACTTCCCGAGACCCTTCTTACGGTGCTGCGCCAGATCCTCTTGGACATCGGCTTTGACCTGCGGGCTAGGTCATTAATGTCCGCCCGTGCTCCCGACAACGCCACAGCACCTTATAACAACAATACGGGGCAGGGAGAGGTGACTGCTACTCCCATCCCCTTCGACGTCGAGTACTTGACCCCGGTGGATATTGGGAACCCTCCTCAGACGCTCCCCCTTTGCTTCGACACGGGATCCTCTGATCTGTGGGTGTTCAGCAGCAACACGCCCGTGTCTCAGCAAGGTGGACAGAAGTTGTTCCACATCGACAACAGCACATCGGCACAAAAGCTCCAGAACCACACTTGGTCCATTCGTTATGGTGACGGCAGTGGTTCATCCGGCGAGGTCTACCTTGACACGGTCGACGTGGGGGGTATCAAGGTGGAGAATCAGGCGGTAGAGACCGCTAACCAGGTTTCCTCGTCCTTCACCCGCGATGAGCATTCCTCGGGTATCTTGGGACTTGGCTTCCAGTCCATCAACATGGTCCGCCCGAACAAGCAGAAGACGTTCATTGACAACGCCTTGAAGTCGCTGGCCATGCCCCTTTTCACCGCCAACATCCGCAAGGCAGCGG AGGGTAACTACAACTTCGGCTTCATTGACGAGACAGAGtacctcggcaacctcacCATGATCCCCGTCGACGCCGCCAGCGGCTACTGGAAGTTCAAGGGCACGGCCTTTTCCACCGGGTTCAACGGCACAAACAGCGCCATCTCGGACATTGTCGTTCCTCTCGAGCACCCTGCCATTGCTGACACGGGCACCACTCTCCTTATGATTCCCGAGGCCATCGTCCAGGCTTATTACCGCCAGGTTGCGAATGCTTACGACTCCAAGATCTACGGCGGCTGGGTCTTCCCCTGCAACTCCACCTTGCCAGATCTTACTCTGTACATTAGCAGCTACAAGGCTGTGATTCCCGGTGAACTGATCAACTTTGCCCCGGCTGATTTGGATGACCCTGCTACTGCAACCATCTGCTATGGTGGTGTTCAGAGCTCGAGGGGCTTCCCTTTTGCCATTTATGGAAATGTTTTCTTCAAGGCTCACTGGACCATGTTTCAtgttgaggagaagaagctggggtTTGCGCCCAGGAGCGGAGAGTAG
- a CDS encoding uncharacterized protein (COG:D; MEROPS:MER0215799; EggNog:ENOG503Q3MF) encodes MVRELPREIDSCIGSYTHLRDFPRQDEALHMLKRIASVVKPIMRARHWKVGQLCEFYPDQYNLLGLNYNRGQRILLRLRYAGDRNQFLPFEQVMDTMLHELSHIIHGPHDQVFHALWNQLREELEGLFMKGYTGEGFLSKGHKLGGQVPYSEIQRITRIEAERRKAEKEASKKEAGHKLGGSKPAPGRNIRNIIADTVERRNRTDKGCGNENRNEEEIRQISETWRRNGFKTQAEEDAANEAAIAQALWELVQEDEKRKYGSSYVPPTAENPYGNGGGTLINGEGSSSNTYRPPQRPNSYYPPQQQPNTTTTTYPPPSSRSRPTSTPVSKGTITEYYSPQPAPRPPVIGDGFAGGPTYYPPPHQPARPPPPVPLTTRPPPPPPAATPIIRTVSPPPLSDKDAYWECPRCTYHNSLQRPQNCEMCAAPGPALDPSSSRPPRPQQQQEVVDLTSSSSPPLPPRKRHTSRNNPPEQPNPRRSSRNPFRNSISVSSSTTTTTKRNSSSAPSKPQPSYWGCSYCGNRMESQWWTCNVCGKMKDRS; translated from the coding sequence ATGGTTCGCGAACTCCCCAGGGAGATAGATTCCTGCATCGGCTCTTATACCCATCTTCGTGACTTTCCCCGCCAAGATGAAGCCCTCCACATGCTCAAGCGGATCGCCTCCGTTGTCAAGCCCATAATGAGAGCTCGACACTGGAAAGTAGGGCAACTATGCGAGTTTTACCCAGATCAGtacaacctcctcggcctaAACTACAACAGGGGGCAGCGAATCCTCCTCCGACTTCGATATGCCGGAGACAGGAATCAATTCTTGCCTTTTGAGCAAGTCATGGACACCATGCTCCACGAACTCTCTCACATCATCCACGGCCCCCACGACCAGGTCTTTCATGCACTATGGAACCAGCTCAGAGAAGAACTGGAGGGCCTGTTTATGAAGGGTTACACAGGCGAGGGTTTCCTATCCAAGGGCCACAAGCTGGGCGGCCAAGTGCCATATTCCGAAATCCAACGTATAACTCGCATTGAAGCCGAAAGACGCAAGGCAGAAAAGGAAGCAAGCAAAAAGGAGGCCGGCCACAAACTAGGCGGCTCAAAGCCAGCCCCAGGTCGGAACATCAGGAACATCATCGCCGATACTGTCGAGCGACGAAACCGCACCGACAAGGGTTGTGGAAACGAGAACCGCAACGAGGAGGAAATCCGCCAAATATCCGAGACCTGGAGACGAAACGGCTTCAAGACCCAAGCCGAGGAAGACGCAGCCAACGAAGCAGCCATTGCCCAAGCCCTCTGGGAACTCGTCCAAGAAGACGAAAAGCGGAAGTACGGCAGCTCTTACGTTCCACCTACAGCTGAAAATCCATACGGCAACGGTGGAGGAACTCTCATCAACGGCGAAGGCTCAAGCAGCAACACTTACCGCCCGCCACAACGACCAAACAGCTACtatccaccacaacaacaaccaaacaccaccaccaccacctaccccccaccctcttcccgCTCCcgtccaacctcaaccccagTATCCAAAGGCACAATAACAGAGTACTACTCCCCCCAACCGGCCCCCCGTCCCCCAGTAATCGGCGACGGCTTCGCCGGTGGCCCGACATActacccacccccccaccaacccgccagaccaccaccgccagttCCCCTCACAAcccggccaccaccaccaccaccagcagctaCCCCAATCATCCGAACcgtctccccccctcctctctccgACAAAGATGCCTACTGGGAGTGTCCAAGATGTACCTACCACAACTCCCTCCAGCGCCCCCAAAACTGCGAGATGTGCGCTGCTCCCGGCCCGGCTCTTgatccttcctcttccagacCACCCcgaccacaacagcaacaagaagtAGTagacctcacctcctcctccagcccgcccctcccaccccgcaAGAGACACACGTCgcgcaacaacccccccgaGCAGCCAAACCCGcgaaggagcagcaggaacCCGTTTAGGAATAGCATATCCGTTTCGAGCAGtacgaccaccaccaccaaaaggaACTCGAGTTCGGCACCGTCAAAACCTCAACCGTCATATTGGGGGTGTTCGTACTGCGGGAACAGGATGGAAAGCCAGTGGTGGACTTGCAATGTCTGCGGGAAGATGAAGGATAGATCCTAA
- the CSH3 gene encoding Protein csh3 (EggNog:ENOG503P2BZ; COG:S) — MKLDPNKTTMSQNYRGSGSFATFLIIGPVCFFLGILFASFPYDFPLLWSPNPITPLHISQIETHLRFMHAAPPLISRLLHMIIAVGFLGFFTKLYRAAESNFLFDGGSLLLYLIAAGVYITNVVTPMNALAEQLEGEGGEKFAVHNGPLTGEVELTREESLRVLSASHTILAFVLVGVLVLQAGQWYAEKREREDYAAWVARGEPVEVMDSDEEQEKEEERGEGKKDV; from the exons ATGAAACTCGATCCCAATAAAACCACCATGTCCCAAAACTACCGCGGCTCCGGCTCCTTCGCGACCTTTCTCATCATAGGCC CGGTCTGCTTCTTTTTAGGAatcctcttcgcctccttcccctacgacttccccctcctctggtcccccaaccccatcacccccctccacatctCCCAGATCGAAACCCACCTCCGCTTCATGCACGCCGCCCCCCCTTTGatctcccgcctcctccacatgATCATCGCCGTCGGCTTCCTCGGTTTTTTCACCAAGCTCTACCGCGCCGCCGAGTCCAACTTTTTGTTTGATGGCGGCTCCCTGTTGCTCTATCTCATCGCTGCGGGGGTGTACATCACCAACGTAGTCACGCCAATGAATGCGCTCGCCGAGCAGCTagagggtgagggcggaGAGAAGTTTGCTGTTCACAACGGACCGctgacgggggaggtggagctgacgagggaggagagcttgAGGGTGCTGAGCGCGAGTCATACCATTTTGGCGTTTGTGCtggtgggggtgttggtgctgcAGGCAGGGCAGTGGTAtgcggagaagagggagagggaggattATGCGGCGTgggtggcgaggggggagCCGGTCGAGGTGATGGATTCGgatgaggagcaggagaaggaggaggagaggggggaggggaagaaggatgtTTGA
- a CDS encoding uncharacterized protein (COG:C; EggNog:ENOG503NWNE) yields MPHTIQGKTIGNIGFGLMGLTWRPQPATNQEAIAAIREAVLNNMTYLNGGEFYGPPTHNSLTLLKAYYAQYPQDKDKILLNIKGCITPSFEVDSSPAGVAESVARSVEQIGGKGLIDQFEPARRDPKVEIEDTVAALQREVEKGNIRGISLSEVSAATIRRAAKVAKIESVEVELSLWQTEPLENGVLEACAELGIVVLAYSPLGRGMLTGQIKGWEDIPEGDYRRGLPRFQPEVFGKNMELVKEVQRLAERKGLTAAQIAINWVLALSRRPGMPVIIPIPGASKPERVRENAVEVELSEEDMREIETVLKTFEVVGERYNEHGMKMLGDEY; encoded by the coding sequence ATGCCCCACACAATCCAAGGCAAAACCATCGGCAACATCGGCTTCGGCCTCATGGGCCTAACCTGGCgcccccagccagccaccaaccaagaagccatcgccgccatccgCGAAGCCGTCCTCAACAACATGACCTACCTCAACGGCGGCGAATTCTACGGGCCCCCCACCCacaactccctcaccctcctcaaggcCTACTACGCCCAATACCCccaggacaaggacaagatcctcctcaacatcaaaGGCTGCATCACCCCTTCCTTTGAAGTCGACAGCTCCCCCGCCGGCGTCGCCGAATCAGTCGCGCGCTCTGTCGAGCAGATTGGTGGCAAGGGGCTAATCGATCAGTTCGAGCCAGCGAGAAGAGATCCCAAGGTTGAGATCGAGGACACGGTGGCTGCGCtgcagagggaggtggaaaaggggaatatCCGTGGGATTTCCCTTAGTGAGGTCAGCGCCGCGACGATCAGACGCGCGGCAAAGGTGGCAAAGATTGAGAGTGTGGAGGTTGAGTTGAGCTTGTGGCAGACGGAGCCGTTGGAGAATGGGGTTCTGGAGGCGTGCGCGGAGCTGGGGATTGTGGTTTTGGCTTATAGCcctttggggagggggatgttgacTGGCCAGATcaaggggtgggaggatatCCCTGAGGGTGACTACCGGCGGGGACTGCCGAGGTTTCAGCCGGAGGTGTTTGGGAAGAACATGGAACTGGTCAAGGAGGTGCagaggttggcggagaggaagggtTTGACGGCGGCGCAGATTGCGATTAACTGGGTGCTGGCTCTGTCGAGGAGGCCGGGGATGCCGGTGATTATCCCTATTCCGGGGGCGTCGAAgccggagagggtgagggagaatgcggtggaggtggagttGAGCGAGGAGGATATGAGGGAGATTGAGACGGTGTTGAAGACttttgaggtggtgggggagaggtatAATGAGCATGGGATGAAGATGTTGGGGGATGAGTATTAG
- a CDS encoding uncharacterized protein (EggNog:ENOG503P3AY; COG:S) — translation MAQRADTSSSPAATSPAAPQPLSREGRTLPGRQPLLRKQSAQDRINEILEGARERAESYGPDTSPGNLSPRLQPLLDSSSRGLNYLSNNASPRTGSPRLSPSIPEENGIGNIDGAVTAQPQQQHIHYYNGTQTNHSTRRRSTRQSAQEQGRSASQADDGTTGRRHGEEEEGGWKKTLKYFRSIELENKGSVARDHLALERTFLAWLRTSLAFASIGIAITQLFRLNTSLADDDHQSYTLRHLGKPLGSTFLAVSILILFLGYNRYLESQAWVIKGKFPASRGTIILVSFIAFAVTVASLVVVIAVQGDH, via the exons ATGGCTCAACGAGCCGATACCTCGTCGTCACCCGCTGCGACGTCGcctgctgctcctcaacccctctcTCGAGAAGGACGAACCCTTCCAGGTCGCCAGCCGTTGTTGAGAAAGCAGTCAGCCCAGGACCGGATCAATGAAATCCTAGAG GGCGCTCGAGAACGCGCCGAATCATATGGCCCGGACACGTCTCCAGGTAACCTCAGCCCACGGCTACAACCGTTGCTGGATTCATCGTCACGCGGACTGAATTATCTTTCCAACAACGCTTCACCACGCACCGGTTCCCCGCGTCTATCGCCGTCGATTCCGGAGGAGAATGGCATCGGTAATATCGATGGCGCGGTGACAGCGCagccgcaacagcaacacatCCATTACTACAATGGCACGCAGACGAACCACTCGACGCGGAGGCGATCCACCCGACAGTCAGCCCAGGAGCAGGGCCGGTCGGCGTCGCAAGCTGATGATGGGACGACGGGGAGAAGACatggcgaagaagaggaaggtggttgGAAGAAGACGTTGAAGTATTTCAGGAGCATAGAGCTTGAGAACAAGGGGAGTGTTGCGAGGGATCACTTGGCGTTGGAACGGACGTTCCTTGCCTGGTTGCGCACGTCATTGGCGTTTGCCTCGATTGGGATTGCGATTACTCAACTGTTTCGGCTGAACACTTCGTTGGCGGATGATGATCACCAGTCGTATACGCTGAGGCATTTGGGGAAGCCGCTGGGGTCGACGTTTTTGGCGGTTAGTATTttgattttgtttttggggtATAATCGGTATTTGGAGAGCCAGGCGTGGGTGATTAAGGGGAAGTTTCCGGCGAGTAGGGGGACGATCATCCTGGTGTCGTTTATTGCCTTTGCGGTGACGGTGGCGAGTTTGGTTGTGGTTATTGCTGTGCAGGGGGATCATTGA